Proteins encoded within one genomic window of Tigriopus californicus strain San Diego chromosome 12, Tcal_SD_v2.1, whole genome shotgun sequence:
- the LOC131891683 gene encoding uncharacterized protein LOC131891683, producing the protein MHVLCDGCERRKEAELYLVTPSEEGLKSSLVLAKCRFAPIKKISIPKLELAGAKLAVTLLMIAQKELTIPLDDVLLWTDSETVLKYIRNETKRFQRFVSNRVAYIRKRTEVDQWHHVPGDLNPADVASRGMNIHDFIRCKEWKFGPEFLRLDKSTWPIHGVIPDLNDQDPEVKKPIVISAETKLDPDASIQLIESMSDFRRLVWTVCGLIKIQQKCRGLVPNKSTLEEHNEAELSLVRFEQSRIFDDDLEVVQTSGRLPKKSPIRKLSPFLDSDGLLRAGGRLSQALDVDYNARHPVILPNSHMAVLIIREIHAHIGHLGQQFVITLLREKYRIIGEGSIVKKILRNCIRCKRYQSKVEQQVMADLPTGRLARNHPPFVETGVDLFRPFKIIRGRTSVDRYGLIFTCLTSRAAHLEVVFDKSTDSFLQALRRFIARRGQVRRMRSDNGTNFVGADRELGRMLEELNQSEISEELAIKGIEWSFNPPYSHHFGGIWERGIRTIRKVMAGLMSETQRNLNDEGLSTLMCKVESILNGRSLTPVSNDPNDLEALTPNHLLLQQAGPTYPPGLFCLSDQYMKQRWRQIQYMADMFWKRLTKEYSSQQMSRNKWIEPKRDVQVGDLVLMVVEGNPRNQWPLGRVLEVFPSSEWHVRSVQVKTAKSEYRRPIS; encoded by the coding sequence ATGCATGTCTTATGCGATGGTTGCGAAAGGAGAAAAGAAGCTGAATTGTACTTGGTCACACCTTCAGAAGAAGGTCTCAAGAGCTCCCTTGTTTTAGCCAAGTGTCGTTTTGCACCAATAAAGAAGATTTCGATTCCCAAGCTAGAATTAGCAGGAGCAAAATTGGCCGTAACTCTCCTGATGATAGCGCAGAAAGAGTTAACAATACCCCTGGATGACGTACTTCTGTGGACAGATAGTGAAACCGTCCTCAAGTATATCCGGAATGAAACCAaacgttttcaaaggtttGTGTCCAACAGAGTGGCTTACATTCGCAAGAGAACTGAAGTGGATCAATGGCACCATGTACCCGGTGATTTAAATCCTGCAGATGTTGCTAGCCGTGGAATGAACATCCATGATTTTATTCGGTGTAAAGAGTGGAAATTCGGACCCGAGTTTCTGCGCTTGGACAAAAGTACTTGGCCTATTCATGGAGTCATCCCAGATCTTAATGATCAGGATCCAGAAGTAAAGAAGCCCATCGTCATCTCGGCTGAAACCAAACTTGATCCTGATGCCTCCATTCAGTTGATTGAAAGCATGTCAGACTTTCGTCGACTCGTTTGGACTGTTTGTGGGTTGATTaaaattcaacaaaaatgtAGGGGCCTTGTCCCCAATAAGTCTACTTTGGAAGAACACAATGAAGCCGAATTGTCTTTAGTCAGATTTGAACAATccaggatttttgatgatgacCTTGAGGTCGTTCAGACATCGGGACGTTTGCCAAAGAAATCTCCAATCAGGAAACTTTCGCCGTTTCTGGATTCCGACGGGCTATTGCGAGCCGGGGGGCGTCTATCTCAAGCTCTAGATGTAGATTATAACGCCAGACATCCTGTCATATTACCCAATTCTCACATGGCTGTCCTCATAATCCGGGAAATTCACGCCCACATTGGACATCTAGGACAGCAATTTGTTATCACCCTATTGAGGGAAAAATACCGAATTATTGGTGAGGGGTCCATTGTGAAGAAAATTTTGCGCAACTGCATTCGGTGCAAAAGATATCAAagcaaagtggaacaacagGTTATGGCAGACCTGCCTACGGGTCGATTAGCCAGAAACCACCCTCCTTTCGTCGAAACTGGCGTAGATCTGTTCAGACCATTCAAGATTATTCGTGGCCGAACATCGGTTGATCGATATGGCCTCATTTTCACATGCCTCACAAGTCGTGCCGCGCATCTTGAAGTAGTGTTTGACAAATCTACAGATTCGTTCCTCCAAGCTTTGAGGAGATTCATAGCCAGAAGGGGCCAAGTCAGAAGGATGAGATCCGACAACGGAACCAACTTTGTTGGCGCCGACCGAGAACTTGGAAGGATGTTGGAGGAATTAAATCAATCCGAGATCAGTGAAGAGTTAGCCATCAAAGGGATAGAGTGGAGTTTTAATCCACCGTACAGCCATCATTTCGGTGGAATATGGGAGCGCGGAATTCGAACCATTCGAAAGGTTATGGCCGGATTGATGTCTGAAACCCAACGAAATCTCAACGATGAGGGTTTAAGTACTCTAATGTGCAAGGTCGAGTCGATTTTAAATGGCCGATCACTAACCCCAGTCTCCAATGATCCTAATGATCTCGAAGCACTTACACCAAATCACCTCCTTCTGCAACAAGCCGGACCCACCTACCCGCCTGGACTTTTCTGTTTATCCGATCAATACATGAAACAACGATGGCGTCAAATCCAGTATATGGCCGATATGTTTTGGAAGAGGTTAACCAAGGAATATTCATCCCAACAAATGAGTCGCAACAAATGGATCGAGCCGAAACGAGATGTTCAAGTTGGAGATTTGGTTTTAATGGTCGTGGAAGGTAATCCACGAAATCAATGGCCCCTGGGTCGAGTTCTAGAAGTTTTTCCAAGTTCAGAATGGCACGTCCGATCGGTGCAAGTCAAAACGGCCAAATCTGAATATCGAAGACCAATTTCTTAA
- the LOC131891323 gene encoding zinc finger BED domain-containing protein 4-like — protein sequence MKLEKVNWVSITTRLWTSVNTASYLALTIHFWDDDSSILQSFVLDCLRIKGRHTSLRLEDELRSILIKHEVMSKIVVGVIDNGANIVKALRDIDIRQVPCYAHTLNLVAPGSIKDAPALIKVKDTASKIVEQTKRSPVVQDKFEDIQRNRGHTRIKKLIQDVPTRWNSTFEMMERLVELRGAVAELLTELGMSTKVGVVDSNTWQVLGEAVEVLQPLFEGTLELSGEKLTTGSKAIPLTTMLMFRYDHLIEESDPGSIKCQLAKAIRGNPKRRFGALEDITELAIATLLDPRFKVNGSQSSVKKDVAVEKLELVINMELQKV from the exons ATGAAGTTGGAGAAAGTGAATTGGGTCAGCATTACGACACGTCTCTGGACGTCCGTGAATACAGCAAGTTATTTGGCTCTGACCATTCATTTCTGGGATGATGATTCATCAATCCTCCAATCCTTTGTACTGGATTGCTTGAGAATCAAAGGCCGACACACCTCCCTAAGACTTGAGGACGAATTGAGATCCATCTTAATCAAGCATGAAGTCATGTCCAAG atTGTCGTGGGCGTGATCGACAATGGTGCCAATATAGTCAAGGCATTGAGGGACATTGATATCCGCCAGGTACCTTGCTACGCTCACACCTTGAATCTTGTGGCACCAGGGTCGATCAAAGATGCACCTGCCCTCATCAAGGTGAAGGACACCGCTTCCAAAATTGTGGAGCAAACCAAACGGAGTCCCGTGGTCCAGGATAAGTTTGAAGATATACAGCGAAATCGAGGCCACACAAGGATAAAGAAATTGATTCAAGACGTTCCAACAAGGTGGAATTCAACATTTGAGATGATGGAGCGGCTTGTAGAGCTGAGGGGTGCCGTGGCCGAGCTATTGACTGAACTGGGAATGAGCACAAAGGTTGGGGTGGTTGACTCTAACACTTGGCAAGTCCTTGGAGAAGCAGTTGAGGTACTTCAGCCTCTGTTTGAAGGAACCCTGGAACTCTCTGGGGAGAAACTAACCACCGGTTCAAAAGCTATTCCACTTACGACAATGCTCATGTTCCGATATGATCATCTCATTGAGGAATCGGATCCTGGATCAATTAAATGTCAATTAGCTAAAGCCATCCGTGGTAATCCGAAGCGCCGCTTTGGGGCCTTGGAGGATATCACCGAATTAGCAATCGCAACATTGTTAGACCCCCGCTTCAAGGTTAATGGATCCCAAAGCTCTGTCAAGAAGGATGTGGCCGTGGAAAAACTTGAGTTAGTGATCAATATGGAGTTGCAGAAAGTGTAA